TTCTTAGGAAAGAAACACTTTTATTAACGAAACAATTAATCCACATGCGATTGTAATTATCcttgttttcttaaaatataattagccTTAGAATCTATTTCGGGAATAATGGTGTACAAAATGTCACGTGagtataataattagtatataATCACGTTCTTTCCGTGTTCTTTGGCGCGATCGCTGTCACAGTCTACGATCACGATTGGCCTTAATCATCGTATCCCACTGTGAATGGACGGTTGTGTGTAATTTATACCGATGGAAACAGTATTTGTAAGAACTGAGTTCGCTCTCTATCGGATTTTTCTTGTGTGAATCAGATTTTAACTTATCGCTCGGCGGTCAATCTTAGATTCttaatctaattattaattaggcCAATTATATTCCTCTAAACGTATTAAGATAATACGTTTATTGctcactttttaaataattgaagtcATTTTGAAATCATAAAtcttatactttattttccattttgtatattttacttatttaattacttttaagtattgctttatattatttaatatatgcaGCCAGATGCATATTATTGCTTCAAAAgcaatttatcaaaaatcttatttatatcaacgtatttttccttttctaaaaaaattgctatattAAGCTATTTGGTCACCAACGTCTTTGtcattaaatatgtcataaatatgaaatgagtGTACTTTTGTTTGTATATAACTATAGCAaactttatgataaatattttatcttattttctgttttactGCAGAATATTTCCAAATCCAATTATGTTGCACATTCCTTTGCTTTAACATTATATCCacatcttattattttaaggcGTATCTATCTAAATAGGTCAAGCCaagaaaacattattaattattaaaatatcaaaatttttatcaattaaatatttaaatatatgacagtaataatttaaaattattagactttagatcaaataaaaaaacagaattatttaattcaaatatttataaaacatccATTCTAACTATtgaacttaaattttaataatttttatgataaataaatatatattaaactttcataaaagtttgataaataaatatcaaacttTTACACAATTGTATAAAAGTGTATTTGAGAGAACGATTGAAAAAGAATAGAATGCATACCACTTACCACtctcattttcttttctttagcTTGTGGATATCAATCTAATGAGATActtatgttctttttttcagcTATTGATTGATTTATTGCAGAGTTGGgtaataactagttaaaaaattaataatttttaatttaactttgtttaattgatttaattattaactttgaCTAGTTACTTTTAAAcacataaactttttttctaactcaaaaatttataaatgtctaaataatgttattttaaattaattcttaatttaatttgattttagtgtgactaaattaattttataagccatTAACTttcacttaatttaattaacaaagaaTTAACTTACCCAATCCTGATTTGTTGTTATATCCACATTAATCTCTTTAGTACGTTTTTCAGTTGTTTCTTTTATACCATGAAGCAATAAGTGTTCCTGTAAGTTATCTATTTGAAAGATATTATGCATTTTATCgcaaattttgcattttatctttttagaaTTCAAAGTGTCTATcatgaaatattgcaatgCCCATGTATATTCAACTTGTTGTAATATTGCCTTTGTTATTGTCGGTAGATGTCTACGTATTAAGTGGtcttctaaattatatttcctaTATCCACCCGAAAGCAATTTGTCACAAATCTTACATCTCGCAGTGTATTTCATTTCCTCTGTGTAATATTGCCATATCAAGTTGCTTCGGTCAATAACGTCttcgttattatatatttcatgatAACGATATAAATGCACTTTCATGTCTTTATTGTTGTGGCAGACTTTATGACAAATATtgcactctctctttctacttttattataactactgtgtaatttattacaatattgccATATCCAACAACGTTGCCTCCGCTGTGTCATACCCTTACATCTTGTAGCGTAtcttactaaataaaataaaacgtaactaattaattgaattcattaaaatttttgtcagtTATCGGGTACTTAAATACATGATAGTAAGTTtaaattatcagattttggTTTTGACTtgataaatgaaattatttaacttaaatatttataacattcatGACACATGCATTCTAATATTAaactcaaattttaataattctactGATAAATGTATGCTAAATGCTCAAATTCTTATGTGTACaaaagtgtataaaaatatatttgagcGACTGATGGAAAGTAGAACATAAAGATTTGTAATACTCGATGCATGACTATGTGAAAACGGTTTACTTAATCGGTGGGTTCCGGGATCTAGCCTGACCCTCATCATATATATGCCTCCAGCCTTACAAGAGGTTAATTGGAGAGTTGACGGatgaataaaaagtaaatggtaacacacacacacacacccataTTTCGAGaatctacatatattttatttactaatatttgtaataacttACCGTTGTTATTCTCTTCATTTTCTTCAGTCTGCAAATGTGTCAGATGAGAAGTATCCCCGTTTATTTCCTTAGGCACTAATTgctgtattaatatatttgtcttagtTTCTCCGATATTTTCCGAACTGCTTTGCTTTTCGGTATTCCTTTGCTCTGCCATTATGTCCGTACTGTACCTTAGATAACGTATTACTAAACTCGGCATAACGTCTGTGTCAGAGGCAAAGGTTGAAGAGTAATGTGTAAatctttatttgtaaatattgaagcattgtaaatatttcttgtaaatactgaCACATAGTTTCGAATATATTAGCTGGCTTACCATCCGAATTGTATCATTCCGGAAATTCTTCTacgtatttgtttatatcacgTACGGgtatatcatttatttctttttaatcgaATCGTTTATTTAGGCGTTTCAGAAAATAACAACTCGGAGAACGTCTCATCGAGTTCTTCAAAGGTAACAGACAACTAAGACAATCTGAGAAGAGATGAAGGGTCTAGGATAGGCATCGGACTCCAGCGGAGTAACCTTGGGGAGTtaatttacatacattatatctTATACGAAGGACCTATTGTCTTTTACTTGGACCGTTTATtcagagaataaaaattaaagaaaaatatttttattctcacaGAGTTCTCTTACTTTTAATAGACTCTTCTTGAAAATTAcctgattattttattgtctGTTTGAAGAATGAATTGCactcaataattattttttaaataataatttaaaaatgtttttataaatataaataagaaatttataaatttaattttaaatataagaaaaggaaagtataaaaaataataacaattgttatcagaaaataagaaatgtgtaatgtattatttttattatttttctgtttttatacataattttttctattattatatgtgaTATACATGTAGTTACTGTACACTTccgtaattattattgttgtactaaatataattcaacGAAGATTGAACTTCTCTATATCGTAATTACGTACGTGATAAATCGCGCATATAGTCTCATTTTGCTttacttttcaaatttcaaGAGATCTAGAGtgatcttaataataaatcaagctaaaaagtaaattatcaggtttttgatttaatgttcctgatttattataaacttagCAATTAATTACTTGGATATTACtcattaaataagttttaaatatacgagctaatataatatagcttctctttctctttttattaagattaatttaaaatataaaaaatataacattttccGTGAATTTATGTACCTTACAGTAAATCAATACGGTCATAATACCTGTTTTTACAGCATACGCAGCTTTTGTAATTGTGTTTAATATCAGTGTGTTAACTTCATTAAATCGATCGATGATTAATCAGTTTATTCCGCGTTCTTAATTCACATCAACCGCAACATCGTCATCGAGTTACTGAGCTAGCAAGAGCAAGTTGATTACCGGATTTTTCAACGTCAATCTCTCCGCTcgtcatacaattttataccaTCCATAATGATACATCATAAAATAAGCAGTTGATtgatcgatatttttttactccATTAAAGGTCTCGTTTAAAATcggttatttataaaaataatttatgtgtcATGCACCATGATTTATGCGTGAATGAATTAAGATTGCACTATACAAACTTCCGCGAGTTACTTGAAACAGACATACACACATTTATACGTGTACACAAAATAGTTttgttaaattcttaaaaagttttaaagtctgatctgaaaataatttttgttagatCATCAAAATAACTATGTAGGATATGGTAAGGTTCTAATTATTGAATGTCACAACTTTTCTCATTATCGtatttcttcataattatttttatcgtccaacaaaattattttcagatttgaaTCTGgtcaaatttttagatactttagcaaaattgTTTCTTGCATTgcatgtgcatgtgtgtgtaaattcataattttatatttgtaaaataattttataaattatcaaagtttttataaacttcATAAATTCCGAAAGCCTTTTCTATTGGAAgcaactttataaatttataaaattttgcaatcacaaaatttgtaatttattaataggtAAACAGATAAAGATTCTGtttgtttcaattaataaaactacaattttacttTGTCAATACTCAAATTGAAGTtgcataatttgcattttagcTACGCAAAGTCTATTATCGTACACGTCAGCACTTTATATCATCTCTTATTGTCTTGTACTTGATGTATGAATGAAGAAGATTTTATGATTCATTCAATTGTCTATACAATTAACACGATTTTATGTTATGTCTACTATtatcttacaagggaacctcgcgaactcgaaaattcagattttaatgaaacttggcataaatgtagagggggtgaatacatgaatttagaaatttttagttgctgcccaaaaacggtttgaaggggtgaaaccacccttcaaagttgaaatgatttttgcggtttttcgatatatgtcgtaaattaaacaaaatataagaaaatgtttcttatgaaagttttacagtataaatacctttatttaactatgctatttattaaaaaaaaattttataattttttttttttttgaaaaatgaatagcgttaaatgaaggtatttatgctgtaaaacttttgtatgaaacattttttaatattttgtttagtttgggagatatatcgaaaaacggcaaaaatgtctcaatttattgcagaaaataatttttacaacgctctgtgtattgtaaaaattcgatattttctgcaattgtcagcctattgcagaaattattttttacaacactctgtgttttgtaaaaatttattacgattGCGGAAAatgatgaatttttacaatacacagagtgttgtaataaataatttttgcgatAGGCTGACCATTgctgaaaataatgaatttttacaatactctgacaagggaacctcggGAGATTtcgtaaattctgattttaatgaaacttggcataaatgtacagggggtgaatacatgaatttagaaatttttagttgatgcccaaaaattgtttgaaggggtaaaatcacccttcaaagttgaaacatttttgcagttttttgatatatttcgtaaactaaacaaaatattaaaaaatgtttcatacaaaagttttacagcataaatacctccatttttgggcaccaactaaaaatt
This DNA window, taken from Monomorium pharaonis isolate MP-MQ-018 chromosome 6, ASM1337386v2, whole genome shotgun sequence, encodes the following:
- the LOC114254940 gene encoding uncharacterized protein LOC114254940, whose protein sequence is MPSLVIRYLRYSTDIMAEQRNTEKQSSSENIGETKTNILIQQLVPKEINGDTSHLTHLQTEENEENNNVRYATRCKGMTQRRQRCWIWQYCNKLHSSYNKSRKRECNICHKVCHNNKDMKVHLYRYHEIYNNEDVIDRSNLIWQYYTEEMKYTARCKICDKLLSGGYRKYNLEDHLIRRHLPTITKAILQQVEYTWALQYFMIDTLNSKKIKCKICDKMHNIFQIDNLQEHLLLHGIKETTEKRTKEINVDITTNQDWLLPNSAINQSIAEKKNISISLD